The following coding sequences are from one Mycolicibacterium aichiense window:
- a CDS encoding NAD(P)/FAD-dependent oxidoreductase: MTHPGATPSDKHKVVIIGSGFGGLNAAKQLKRADVDIKLIAKTTHHLFQPLLYQVATGIISEGEIAPPTRVVLRDQRNCQVLLGEVTNVDLANKTVDSILLGHTYRTPYDTLIVAAGAGQSYFGNDHFAEWAPGMKTIDDALELRGRILGAFEQAERSSDPVRREKLLTFVVVGAGPTGVEMAGQIAELADHTLKGAFRHIDSTRARVILLDAAPAVLPPMGEKLGKKAADRLEKLGVEIQLGAMVTDVDRNGITVKRGDGSLDRIECATKVWSAGVSASPLGKIIADQSGAEIDRAGRVKVLPDLTVPGNPNVFVVGDMAFVEGVPGMAQGAIQGAKYAAKLIKAELKGADPAAREPFQYFDKGSMATVSRYSAVAKVGKIEFGGFIAWLAWLFLHLIYLVGFKARLTTSLSWISTFIGSHRGQLTITEQQAYARTTIEQLQEIAAAVEDEKAAS; this comes from the coding sequence ATGACCCACCCCGGTGCCACCCCATCGGATAAGCACAAGGTCGTCATCATCGGTTCGGGATTCGGCGGCCTGAACGCCGCCAAGCAGCTCAAACGAGCCGACGTCGACATCAAGCTCATCGCCAAGACCACTCACCACCTGTTCCAGCCGCTGCTGTACCAGGTGGCGACGGGCATCATCTCCGAAGGCGAGATCGCCCCGCCGACCCGCGTGGTGCTGCGCGACCAGCGCAACTGCCAGGTTCTGCTCGGTGAGGTCACCAACGTCGACCTGGCCAACAAGACCGTCGACTCGATCCTGCTGGGCCATACCTACCGAACCCCGTACGACACGTTGATCGTCGCCGCCGGGGCGGGCCAGTCCTACTTCGGCAATGACCACTTCGCCGAGTGGGCCCCGGGTATGAAGACCATCGACGACGCGCTGGAACTGCGCGGCCGGATCCTGGGCGCCTTCGAGCAGGCCGAGCGGTCGAGCGACCCCGTCCGCCGGGAAAAGCTGCTGACCTTCGTCGTCGTCGGCGCCGGCCCCACCGGCGTGGAGATGGCCGGGCAGATCGCCGAACTCGCCGACCACACCCTCAAGGGTGCGTTCCGCCACATCGACTCCACCCGCGCCCGGGTGATCCTGCTTGACGCCGCCCCCGCGGTGCTGCCGCCGATGGGCGAGAAGCTCGGCAAGAAGGCCGCCGACCGGCTGGAGAAGCTGGGCGTGGAGATCCAGCTCGGCGCCATGGTCACCGACGTCGACCGCAACGGCATCACCGTCAAGCGCGGCGACGGCAGCCTCGATCGGATCGAATGCGCCACCAAGGTGTGGTCGGCCGGCGTGTCGGCCAGCCCGCTGGGCAAGATCATCGCCGACCAGTCCGGTGCCGAGATCGACCGGGCCGGCCGGGTCAAGGTGCTGCCCGACCTCACCGTTCCGGGCAACCCGAATGTGTTCGTGGTCGGTGACATGGCCTTCGTCGAGGGCGTTCCCGGCATGGCACAGGGCGCCATCCAGGGCGCCAAGTACGCCGCCAAGCTCATCAAGGCCGAACTCAAGGGCGCCGACCCGGCCGCCCGTGAGCCGTTCCAGTACTTCGACAAGGGCTCGATGGCCACGGTGTCGCGGTATTCGGCGGTCGCCAAGGTCGGCAAGATCGAGTTCGGCGGCTTCATCGCCTGGCTGGCCTGGCTGTTCCTGCACCTGATCTACCTGGTCGGGTTCAAGGCACGGCTCACCACCTCGTTGTCGTGGATCAGCACCTTCATCGGCAGCCACCGCGGTCAGCTGACGATCACCGAGCAGCAGGCCTACGCCCGCACGACAATCGAGCAACTCCAGGAGATCGCCGCTGCGGTCGAGGACGAGAAAGCCGCCAGCTGA
- a CDS encoding heme-binding protein, which yields MTSNRSVRRAAAAAIGAGAVLLSVAGPASVILAGPAAADPPPNCTTADMTGIMAGVSAAMSNYLFTHPDVNGFFTGLQGLPKDQVKAQTQQYLDANPQVRAELDGIRQPSTDFRNRCGLIQRPLAPGVI from the coding sequence ATGACATCCAATCGTTCCGTGCGTCGCGCGGCTGCGGCAGCGATCGGCGCCGGCGCGGTGTTGCTCAGCGTTGCCGGCCCCGCTTCGGTGATCTTGGCAGGCCCGGCCGCGGCCGACCCGCCGCCCAACTGCACCACCGCGGACATGACCGGGATCATGGCAGGAGTGTCGGCGGCGATGTCGAACTATCTGTTCACGCACCCGGACGTCAACGGATTCTTCACCGGCCTGCAGGGGCTGCCGAAGGATCAGGTCAAGGCTCAGACGCAGCAGTACCTCGATGCCAACCCGCAGGTCCGGGCCGAGCTGGATGGCATCCGCCAGCCGTCGACCGATTTCCGCAACCGCTGCGGCCTGATTCAGCGCCCGCTGGCGCCCGGCGTGATCTAG
- a CDS encoding sensor histidine kinase gives MLSLRTIVIVAALSVVVLVLTLGTWVWLGVTNDQYSQLDRRLDSVSSLGDVSSLLTTSKPDAGGTPTPDGNLVRTIRVGAMAMSVPADVVLPELGNGYANTTIDGVEYRVRTFAVGGATIALGAPLAETQRRIAELHLRVLLICAGVIAGTVLVGWLISLIMINPFRVLAQQARAINAQSNPDEVQVRGVKEAVEIAEAVEGMLARIGDEQDRTRAALESARDFAAVASHELRTPLTAMRTNLEVLSTLDLAPEQRNEVIGDVIRTQSRIEATLTALERLAQGELTTAADFVPFDVTELLDRAAHDAERIYRELKVSLVPSPAVLMVGLPVGLRLVIDNAIANAVKHGGATEVQLSVSSSADGVQITVDDDGSGVPEDERAAVFERFSRGSTASRSGSGLGLALVAQQAELHGGTASLTTSPLGGARLVLTLAGRHE, from the coding sequence ATGCTGTCGCTGCGCACGATCGTGATCGTCGCGGCGCTGTCCGTCGTGGTCCTGGTCCTGACCCTGGGCACCTGGGTGTGGCTGGGCGTCACCAACGACCAGTACAGCCAGCTGGACCGCCGGCTGGACTCGGTCAGCAGCCTCGGCGACGTGAGTTCGCTGCTGACGACGTCGAAGCCGGACGCCGGCGGCACCCCCACTCCCGACGGAAACCTGGTGCGCACCATCCGGGTGGGCGCGATGGCGATGTCGGTACCGGCCGACGTGGTGCTGCCGGAGTTGGGCAACGGCTACGCCAACACCACGATCGACGGCGTCGAGTACCGGGTGCGGACCTTCGCCGTCGGCGGCGCCACGATCGCCCTGGGCGCTCCCCTGGCCGAAACGCAGCGGCGGATCGCCGAACTGCATCTGCGGGTGCTGTTGATCTGCGCGGGGGTCATCGCGGGCACCGTCCTGGTGGGCTGGCTGATCTCGCTGATCATGATCAACCCGTTCCGGGTGCTCGCCCAGCAGGCCCGCGCCATCAACGCCCAGTCCAACCCCGACGAGGTCCAGGTGCGCGGCGTCAAGGAAGCCGTGGAGATCGCCGAGGCGGTCGAAGGCATGCTGGCCCGCATCGGCGACGAGCAGGATCGCACCAGGGCTGCACTGGAGTCCGCCCGTGACTTCGCGGCCGTCGCCTCCCACGAGCTCCGCACCCCGCTGACCGCCATGCGCACCAACCTCGAGGTGCTCTCCACCCTCGACCTCGCGCCCGAGCAGCGCAACGAGGTGATCGGCGATGTCATCCGCACCCAGAGCCGCATCGAAGCCACGCTGACCGCGCTGGAGCGGCTGGCGCAGGGCGAGCTGACCACTGCCGCGGACTTCGTCCCGTTCGACGTCACCGAACTGCTCGACCGCGCCGCACACGACGCCGAGCGCATCTACCGCGAACTGAAAGTGTCACTGGTGCCCTCCCCCGCGGTGCTGATGGTCGGACTGCCGGTCGGGCTGCGACTGGTGATCGACAACGCGATCGCGAACGCGGTCAAGCACGGCGGGGCCACCGAGGTTCAGCTGTCGGTGTCCAGTTCGGCCGACGGCGTCCAGATCACCGTCGACGACGACGGCAGCGGGGTCCCCGAGGACGAACGGGCCGCGGTGTTCGAGCGGTTCTCCCGCGGCTCGACCGCGTCGCGGTCCGGGTCGGGACTAGGATTGGCCCTGGTCGCCCAGCAGGCGGAATTACACGGCGGCACAGCGTCATTGACCACCAGCCCGCTGGGCGGCGCCCGCCTGGTGCTGACCCTGGCCGGCCGTCACGAGTAG
- a CDS encoding urease accessory protein UreD, with protein MRSDVMVVAQPGRLPRIECRGALAARHTEPDTVHLVSAAATPLGGDVIAIRIVVEPGARLRLRSAAATVALPGAATTDSHACWHIEACGELDLDPEPTIVAANARHVSELRVGLGDASRLRIRERVQIGRTGEREGFWSGAMRADVAGVPLLRHRVELGPSSVADDALGSPLACVSELRYPEPAADAAGITLALAAGGSLSTWQGQRLYS; from the coding sequence ATGCGTTCTGATGTCATGGTGGTGGCGCAGCCGGGACGGCTGCCCCGCATCGAATGCCGTGGGGCCCTGGCCGCGCGGCACACCGAACCCGACACCGTGCACCTGGTGTCGGCGGCCGCGACGCCGTTGGGCGGGGATGTCATCGCGATCCGCATCGTCGTCGAACCCGGTGCCCGGCTGCGGCTGCGCAGTGCCGCCGCGACGGTGGCACTGCCCGGTGCCGCCACCACCGACTCACACGCGTGCTGGCACATCGAGGCCTGCGGTGAGCTCGACCTCGACCCCGAGCCGACGATCGTGGCTGCCAACGCCCGGCATGTCAGTGAGCTCAGGGTCGGGCTGGGCGACGCGAGCCGTCTGCGGATCCGGGAACGCGTGCAGATCGGCAGAACCGGTGAGCGTGAAGGCTTTTGGAGCGGTGCCATGCGCGCAGACGTGGCGGGCGTGCCGCTGCTGAGACATCGGGTGGAACTCGGGCCGTCGTCGGTGGCCGACGACGCTCTCGGCAGTCCGCTGGCCTGTGTGAGCGAGCTGCGTTACCCCGAGCCCGCGGCCGACGCCGCCGGAATCACCTTGGCCTTGGCGGCCGGTGGCAGCCTGTCGACGTGGCAGGGGCAGCGGCTCTACTCGTGA
- the ureG gene encoding urease accessory protein UreG: MPPHFIDGQPHVHPDRPKRTRQPGEPLRIGIGGPVGSGKTALVAALCRQLRDELSLAVLTNDIYTTEDADFLRRHAVLPDDRIAAVQTGGCPHTAIRDDITANLDAIDDLIAGHDDLDLILVESGGDNLTATFSSGLVDVQIFVVDVAGGDKVPRKGGPGVTFSDLLVVNKTDLAPLVGADLEVMRRDAAKVREGRPTELISLTADPAASPVLAWVREQLRVNQLT, encoded by the coding sequence ATGCCTCCACATTTCATTGATGGCCAGCCGCACGTCCACCCGGACCGGCCCAAGCGGACCCGGCAACCGGGGGAGCCGTTGCGAATCGGGATCGGCGGCCCGGTCGGTTCGGGCAAGACCGCGCTGGTGGCCGCGCTGTGTCGCCAGCTGCGCGACGAACTGTCGCTCGCGGTGTTGACCAACGACATCTACACCACCGAGGACGCCGACTTCCTGCGCCGCCACGCGGTATTGCCCGACGACCGGATCGCCGCCGTGCAGACCGGCGGCTGCCCGCACACCGCGATCCGTGACGACATCACCGCCAACCTCGACGCCATCGACGATCTGATCGCCGGACACGACGACCTGGACCTGATCCTGGTGGAATCCGGCGGCGACAACCTCACCGCGACGTTCTCTTCCGGTCTGGTGGACGTCCAGATCTTCGTCGTCGACGTGGCCGGGGGAGACAAGGTGCCGCGCAAGGGCGGTCCGGGGGTGACGTTCTCGGATCTGTTGGTGGTCAACAAGACCGATCTGGCTCCGCTGGTCGGCGCCGACCTGGAGGTGATGCGCCGCGACGCCGCCAAGGTCCGCGAGGGTAGGCCTACGGAGTTGATCTCGCTGACCGCCGATCCGGCGGCATCCCCGGTGCTGGCGTGGGTGCGCGAGCAGCTGCGCGTCAACCAACTCACCTGA
- a CDS encoding urease accessory protein UreF encodes MSSLTTLLALADSRLPTGGHVHSGGVEEAVTSRLVVDLETLEAYLRRRIRTSGLVTASVAAAVHRDDLTVAEADAETDARTPSPAARGASRAQGRGLLRLARRVWPAPGQGWAWDELGARPHLAVTAGRVGAVSGLDPFQSALSLVYTTMTGTATAAQRLLALDPADVAALTFSLAPLCEDTAELAAAGLADLSDPLLDELAQRHIQRERPLFVS; translated from the coding sequence ATGTCGTCTCTCACCACGTTGCTGGCCCTGGCCGACTCGCGGCTGCCGACCGGCGGCCACGTGCATTCCGGCGGGGTGGAAGAAGCGGTCACCAGCCGGTTGGTCGTGGACCTGGAGACGTTGGAGGCCTATCTGCGCCGCCGGATCCGCACCAGCGGACTGGTGACGGCGTCGGTCGCGGCCGCAGTGCATCGCGACGATCTCACCGTGGCAGAGGCCGACGCCGAAACCGATGCGCGCACACCGTCACCCGCGGCCAGGGGGGCCTCCCGCGCTCAGGGCCGCGGACTGCTGCGGCTGGCGCGGCGGGTCTGGCCCGCACCGGGGCAGGGATGGGCCTGGGACGAGCTGGGCGCCCGCCCGCACCTGGCGGTGACCGCCGGCCGGGTCGGGGCGGTCAGCGGGCTCGACCCTTTCCAGAGCGCGCTGTCGCTGGTGTACACCACGATGACCGGCACGGCCACCGCCGCGCAGCGGCTGCTGGCGCTCGATCCCGCCGACGTCGCGGCGCTGACGTTCAGCCTCGCGCCGCTGTGCGAAGACACCGCTGAGCTGGCCGCCGCGGGATTGGCCGACCTGTCCGATCCGCTGCTCGACGAACTCGCGCAGCGGCATATCCAACGCGAACGACCGCTGTTCGTCTCCTGA
- a CDS encoding urease subunit alpha has translation MTELSRARYAALFGPTTGDRIRLADTDLLVEITEDRSGGPGLAGDEAVFGGGKVLRESMGQGRATRADGAPDTVITGAVIIDYWGIIKADIGIRDGRIVGIGKAGNPDIMSGVHPDLVVGPSTEIIAGNGRIVTAGAIDCHVHLICPQIMDEAIGSGITTIVAGGTGPAEGSKATTVTPGAWHLARMLESLDHWPLNIALLGKGNTVSHEAMWEQLRSGAAGFKLHEDWGTTPAAIDACLTVAEAAGVQVNIHTDTLNEAGFVEDTLAAIKGRNIHAYHTEGAGGGHAPDIITVAAYPNVLPSSTNPTRPHTVNTLDEHLDMLMVCHHLNPSVPEDLAFAESRIRPSTIAAEDLLHDLGAISMIGSDSQAMGRVGEVVLRTWQTAHVMKRRRGALAGDTVGNNGADNNRVRRYVAKYTICPALATGIDHEVGSVEVGKLADLVLWEPAFFGVRPHAVLKGGMIAWAAMGDANASIPTPQPVLPRPMFGAAPAAAAATSVHFVAPQAIEDGLADRIAVNRKLVPVGNVRAIGKAQMPLNDAQPRIEVDPDTFTVRIDGEVWAEQPATELPMAQRYFLF, from the coding sequence ATGACAGAGCTGTCCCGGGCCCGCTACGCCGCGCTGTTCGGGCCCACCACCGGTGACCGGATCCGCCTGGCCGACACCGACCTTCTCGTCGAGATCACCGAGGATCGCAGCGGCGGTCCCGGTCTGGCCGGCGACGAGGCGGTGTTCGGCGGGGGCAAGGTGCTGCGCGAGTCGATGGGTCAAGGCCGCGCCACCCGCGCCGACGGCGCACCGGACACCGTGATCACCGGTGCGGTGATCATCGACTACTGGGGAATCATCAAGGCCGACATCGGGATTCGTGACGGCCGCATCGTCGGCATCGGCAAGGCGGGCAACCCCGACATCATGTCGGGTGTGCACCCGGATCTGGTGGTCGGTCCGTCGACGGAGATCATCGCAGGCAACGGGCGCATCGTGACCGCGGGGGCGATCGACTGTCACGTCCACCTGATCTGCCCGCAGATCATGGACGAGGCCATCGGCAGCGGCATCACCACGATCGTGGCAGGCGGCACCGGGCCCGCGGAGGGCTCGAAAGCCACCACCGTGACCCCGGGCGCCTGGCATCTGGCCCGGATGCTGGAGTCGCTGGACCACTGGCCGCTGAACATCGCGCTGCTGGGTAAGGGCAACACCGTCAGCCACGAGGCGATGTGGGAGCAGTTACGTTCGGGTGCAGCCGGTTTCAAGCTGCACGAGGACTGGGGCACCACGCCCGCCGCGATCGACGCCTGCCTGACAGTGGCCGAGGCCGCCGGGGTTCAGGTCAACATCCACACCGACACCCTCAACGAGGCCGGCTTCGTCGAGGACACCCTGGCCGCGATCAAGGGCCGCAACATCCACGCGTATCACACCGAAGGCGCCGGTGGTGGCCACGCGCCGGACATCATCACCGTCGCGGCCTATCCGAACGTGCTGCCGAGTTCGACCAACCCGACCCGGCCGCACACGGTCAACACCCTCGACGAACATCTCGACATGCTGATGGTGTGCCATCACCTGAACCCCAGTGTCCCTGAGGATCTCGCGTTCGCCGAGAGTCGCATCAGGCCCTCGACGATCGCCGCCGAGGACCTGCTGCACGACCTCGGGGCGATCTCGATGATCGGCAGCGACTCCCAGGCGATGGGCCGCGTCGGCGAGGTGGTGCTGCGCACCTGGCAGACCGCCCACGTGATGAAACGCCGCCGCGGCGCTTTGGCAGGCGATACGGTGGGAAACAATGGCGCCGACAACAATCGGGTGCGCCGCTACGTGGCGAAGTACACGATCTGCCCGGCGCTGGCCACCGGCATCGACCATGAGGTCGGCTCGGTGGAGGTCGGGAAGCTGGCCGATCTGGTGCTGTGGGAGCCGGCGTTCTTCGGGGTGCGCCCGCACGCGGTGCTCAAGGGCGGCATGATCGCCTGGGCGGCGATGGGCGACGCCAACGCCTCCATCCCGACTCCGCAGCCGGTGCTGCCGCGCCCGATGTTCGGCGCCGCCCCGGCCGCCGCGGCCGCCACCTCGGTGCACTTCGTCGCCCCGCAAGCCATCGAGGACGGGCTGGCCGACCGGATCGCGGTCAACCGAAAGCTGGTGCCGGTCGGCAATGTGCGCGCCATCGGCAAGGCGCAGATGCCGCTCAACGACGCGCAGCCCCGCATCGAGGTCGACCCCGACACGTTCACCGTCCGCATCGACGGTGAGGTGTGGGCCGAACAACCCGCCACCGAACTGCCGATGGCGCAACGCTACTTCCTGTTCTGA
- a CDS encoding urease subunit beta, with translation MIPGEVFVGDGDIEINAGAARIELEIVNTGDRPVQVGSHVHLPQANAALSFDRAAAHGHRFDIPAGTAVRFEPGVAQRVQLVPLAGSREVHGLSLTPPGKLDA, from the coding sequence ATGATTCCCGGTGAGGTCTTTGTCGGCGACGGTGACATCGAGATCAACGCCGGCGCCGCGCGGATCGAGTTGGAGATCGTCAACACCGGCGACCGGCCGGTGCAGGTCGGCAGCCACGTACACCTGCCGCAGGCCAACGCCGCGCTGTCCTTCGACCGGGCCGCCGCGCATGGACACCGCTTCGACATCCCGGCGGGGACCGCGGTTCGCTTCGAACCCGGTGTGGCGCAGCGGGTTCAGCTGGTGCCGTTGGCCGGCTCGCGCGAGGTTCACGGACTCAGCCTCACCCCACCCGGAAAGTTGGACGCATGA
- a CDS encoding urease subunit gamma has translation MQLTPHETDRLLLSYAADLARRRQGRGLKLNYPEAVALITDHVLEGARDGRTVAELMVTGREVLGRDDVMEGVPEMLHDVQVEATFPDGTKLVTVHHPIP, from the coding sequence ATGCAACTGACACCGCACGAGACCGACCGGTTGCTGCTGTCCTATGCCGCCGACCTCGCCCGGCGCAGGCAGGGGCGCGGGCTGAAGCTCAACTACCCCGAAGCGGTTGCGCTGATCACCGATCACGTGCTGGAAGGCGCCCGTGACGGTCGCACCGTGGCCGAGCTGATGGTCACCGGGCGTGAGGTGCTGGGCCGCGACGACGTGATGGAAGGTGTGCCCGAGATGCTGCACGACGTGCAGGTCGAAGCCACCTTCCCGGACGGCACCAAGCTGGTCACCGTCCACCACCCGATCCCGTGA
- a CDS encoding PaaI family thioesterase: MQSEQSPSEQIAFSAPFDNELGLVFTELTVDGAKAQLDVQPKLLQPMGIVHGGVYCSMIESMASTSAFVWLSANGGGNVVGVNNNTDFLRAISGGTVYGVTEPVHRGRRQQLWLVTIRDDKDRLVARGQVRLQNLEPEA; this comes from the coding sequence GTGCAATCAGAGCAGTCGCCGAGCGAGCAGATCGCTTTCTCCGCCCCGTTCGACAACGAACTCGGGCTGGTGTTCACCGAACTGACCGTCGACGGCGCCAAGGCGCAGCTGGACGTGCAGCCCAAGCTCCTGCAACCGATGGGCATCGTCCATGGTGGGGTGTACTGCTCGATGATCGAGTCGATGGCCAGCACGTCGGCGTTCGTGTGGCTGTCCGCCAACGGCGGCGGCAACGTCGTCGGCGTCAACAACAACACCGACTTCCTGCGGGCGATCTCCGGCGGCACCGTGTACGGGGTGACCGAGCCCGTGCATCGCGGCCGTCGCCAGCAGCTGTGGCTCGTGACCATCCGCGACGACAAGGATCGCCTCGTCGCCCGCGGACAGGTGCGCCTGCAGAACCTCGAGCCCGAGGCCTGA
- a CDS encoding iron reductase, with protein MTAAVLDPLIDGMTIRRVLPLHESSRRLRALSPDSPRVHGVAVMADVSRRRWWALDSVTSGRLAAMFESAADELGDRRAAAQQLAATFTHAVLGRAVTLFVLEGRAWDAGPGNLWMHIDSEGSIDWAAVVDPTLRVLPDDPATTGVVRLPNELALATWTAHRCHRSLEPIFDGLHHLSRGSLTPAAMWQMVGSAVVITATQVPMLTGSGEVTCMRRGQAVLDALSGFGLPVRALRRAG; from the coding sequence GTGACCGCAGCCGTGCTTGACCCGCTGATCGACGGGATGACCATTCGCCGGGTCCTGCCGTTGCACGAATCCAGCCGCCGATTGCGCGCCCTGAGCCCGGATTCGCCCCGGGTGCACGGCGTGGCGGTGATGGCCGATGTGTCCCGCCGCCGCTGGTGGGCGCTGGATTCGGTGACGTCCGGGCGGCTGGCCGCGATGTTCGAGTCGGCGGCCGACGAACTGGGTGACCGGCGGGCCGCCGCCCAGCAGCTCGCTGCCACGTTCACCCATGCGGTGCTGGGCCGGGCGGTCACGTTGTTCGTCCTGGAGGGGCGGGCCTGGGATGCCGGGCCGGGAAATCTCTGGATGCACATCGATTCGGAGGGGTCGATCGACTGGGCCGCCGTCGTCGACCCGACGCTGCGGGTGCTGCCCGACGATCCCGCCACCACCGGCGTGGTCAGGCTGCCCAATGAACTCGCGCTGGCCACCTGGACCGCACACCGCTGCCATCGCTCGCTGGAGCCCATTTTCGACGGCCTCCACCACCTCAGCCGGGGTTCGCTCACGCCGGCCGCGATGTGGCAGATGGTCGGATCGGCCGTGGTCATCACCGCCACGCAAGTGCCCATGCTCACCGGTTCCGGCGAAGTCACCTGCATGCGGCGCGGACAGGCGGTGCTCGACGCGCTGAGCGGGTTCGGCCTACCGGTCCGGGCGCTGCGACGCGCGGGGTAG
- a CDS encoding BlaI/MecI/CopY family transcriptional regulator, whose amino-acid sequence MAKLTRLGELERAVMDHLWAAGEPLTVRQVHEALCTERDLAYTTVMTVLQRLARKNLVSQIRDDRAHQYAPVHGRDELVAGLMVDALDQASDSGGRQAALVHFVERVGADEADALRRALAELESKDRSTWPAGGMPSA is encoded by the coding sequence ATGGCCAAGTTGACTCGTCTCGGCGAACTTGAACGCGCGGTGATGGACCATCTGTGGGCCGCTGGCGAGCCGCTGACGGTCCGTCAGGTCCACGAGGCACTCTGTACCGAACGGGACCTGGCCTACACCACGGTGATGACCGTCCTGCAGCGCCTCGCCCGCAAGAACCTGGTCTCCCAGATCCGGGATGACCGCGCCCACCAGTACGCACCGGTCCACGGCCGTGACGAACTGGTCGCCGGCCTGATGGTCGACGCGCTGGATCAGGCCTCCGACTCCGGCGGCCGGCAGGCCGCCCTGGTGCACTTTGTCGAACGGGTCGGTGCGGACGAGGCCGACGCATTGCGCCGCGCCCTGGCCGAATTGGAGTCCAAGGACCGTTCCACCTGGCCCGCTGGCGGCATGCCCAGCGCCTGA